The DNA sequence CTTCCATCCTCCCACTGGATCACCAGTGGGAGGATGTTTCCGTTGCTTAAGAACCACCGGCTTTGCCGGTGGAGAAAGACCTTATAGGTATGGACAAGAAAAAAGCTCCCCGATATATTAAAAGTTAAGGTCTGCCAACCTAACTAAAAAATCGAGGAGGTCTTTAAATGAAAGACATAAACAGTTTAGAACATACCAAGTGGAGATGTCAATACCACGTAGTATTTGCACCAAAATACAGGAGACAAGTAATATATCGGGAAATTAAAGCAGACATAGGGTTTATCCTAAGGAAATTGTGTGATCAAAAAGGGGTAGAAATTATAGAAGCGAACGCATGCCCAGATCACATCCATATGCTAATCAGTATACCACCAAAGTTTAGTGTATCGCAGATAATGGGGTATCTAAAAGGGAAGAGCAGCTTAATGATATTCGACCGTCATGCAAATTTGAAGTACAAATATGGAAATAGGCATTTCTGGGCAAGAGGGTATTATGTGGATACAGTAGGGCGGAATAAAAAGCAGATACAGGAGTATATCAAAAAGCAATTGGAGGAAGATGAGCTATCCGATCAGATGAGTCTCAAGGAGTACACTGACCCGTTTACGGGTAGCAAGAACACCAAGGCATAAAAACGTACCCCTTTAGGGGTTGCCCGAGAAAGCAATGCGGATGGCAGATCTTTCGGGACCCCTTTAGGGGTACTGTCTGTATTGTGCCCTTCTAGGGCTTATTCAAGCCTCCGGCTTAGCCGGAGGTTTTGACTTATGTCAAAACTGGCTGTCACATCCACAAAAACCTTGCTTGACATAAGTATGCCTCCTAGAAATAACTGACCGGGTGTATAACGTGATCGGTCTTGGGAGAAAAGCCGGTGAGTTTGGTATCTTGCAGCACAACGCCCCGCTGTATACTGTAAGGCCCAAAGCGCTGGCGCAGGATGTCCACCGCCCTTTCTATCTTTTCTTCCTTATCAGCCTTGTGGCTGTCTGCAAATATGTCCAGCTGCACCGGTGCAGAACCCAGCATAAAGTCAGTTGCTTTAATTCCAACGCTTCGAATGCTATGTTTCCAACGATACAATTGTCGGAATAATTCCATGGCTGTTTTAGCAATATCGGTTGCCAGCAACGTGGGTTGCTTAGTTTTTCCCTGTTTACCGTAACCGATAAGCTCAGAATCACTGACACTAATAGCAACAGTCCGGGCCTTAAAGCCATGTTCCCTCATTCGGGCCGCAACACTCTCGGCCAGCACATAGACCAGCATTTTAACCTCTTCTTCATTTTCCAGATCACGGATAGTTGTTTGACTATTCCCGATGGATTTAATAAAGCTTTCCTCTTAGCAATTTGGTTCTTCGCCAACACAATCCCGTGGCGCTGCTCTGGATCGCCACCGACAGCTACCGGAAGCTTACGCAGCTCCGGGCGGTACAGGCATTCGACAGATGCGTAAAAATTATTCATATCCACATGCAAAACAGAGCGATCCAAAGCAATTCACCTCTCAAGATAAGAACAATTGTTCCTGTTTAGTATAGCTAAATTTAGAGATAAAGCAAGAGGCAATTGCTGGAATAGAATCATAAATACTGATACATGAGAATAAAAAAGAAACAGAGCCACTAGATAAGTGGCCCTGCTTACAGGTTGAATTTGAATCTAAGATTTGATATACTATCTTGCAAAGGGAGTGAGTACGATGGATCAGGAAGCATTACAAGCAATCCGGGAACTGTTTATAGAAGAACGCCAACATACGGCACGAATAATTGAAGAAAAACTGGAAGATAAAATAAAGCCACTGCGGGATAGCATAGCCAAGCTTGAGGATATGCCCAAACAAATTAAAATAATCGCAGAGGGACATATAGGTCTTGACCGTAACATTAAGGAGCTGCAGGACCACATTGCAGAAGTTCAGACTACATTGGAGAATGCGATTGTAGTCAAGGCCGTAGCGAAATAACAATTAATATAGATTATGGGCGATGCTGAGTTTTACTTAGTATCGCCTGTTTCTTTATCTGGAACAAACTCCATAATATCGCCGGGCTGGCAGTTGAGCAAGGCACATATTTTTTCAATGGTTTTCGTGCCAGTATTCCCGGTGGTCAATATCTGATTAAGCATATTGGGATTGATTCCGTTTTTACGCAGATAAAATTTATTTAGCCCCTTGCTTTCCAGCACGGTGTTAAGCCTTGAAAAAGAGATAGGCAACCCATCACATCCTTTCAAGGTATATTGTACCACACTCAGCGTATCATATCAAATACATTATTCACAAAATAAACGTATTATATTTGTTACAATAAACAGTCGAATCAGCGTATCAAATATGATACAACATAACTATAGAAAGAACGACAACCAAAACACAGGAGGGCATAAAATGGCTATTTTTACATTGACCAACAAACAGGGGTGCTACTTTACCAGCGTGCAGGCAGCCAATTATAAAACCGCTCGCAAAACTTTTAGAGATAAGTTTGGCGGCGGTGGCTGGGTGATCACAGAGTACGACAGTATGGGTAACGTATTGTCTGTTCGCAACGCCACACTTTAAGGGCATACAACGCAGAGTGACGGCCTTCGGGCCGGTAATGCGGCAAGAACGGGTCACAAGCCCCGCTGCCAGAATGGAGGATTTAAAGATGCAGCTATACATTAACGGTCAAACAGCCACAGTCGGTATGAAGGCCCAAACATTCCGGGGAGAGCCGGTAACCCTAATTTCATGGAGTGAGC is a window from the Oscillospiraceae bacterium MB08-C2-2 genome containing:
- the tnpA gene encoding IS200/IS605 family transposase, with translation MKDINSLEHTKWRCQYHVVFAPKYRRQVIYREIKADIGFILRKLCDQKGVEIIEANACPDHIHMLISIPPKFSVSQIMGYLKGKSSLMIFDRHANLKYKYGNRHFWARGYYVDTVGRNKKQIQEYIKKQLEEDELSDQMSLKEYTDPFTGSKNTKA
- a CDS encoding helix-turn-helix transcriptional regulator, with protein sequence MPISFSRLNTVLESKGLNKFYLRKNGINPNMLNQILTTGNTGTKTIEKICALLNCQPGDIMEFVPDKETGDTK